Proteins from a single region of Argiope bruennichi chromosome 6, qqArgBrue1.1, whole genome shotgun sequence:
- the LOC129971940 gene encoding uncharacterized protein LOC129971940 — protein MSEIQNESVEPEVTYYMPHHDIYRPQKTTTKLRTVFNASTLTSSGKSLNSIQYNGGGIQDDLFTLLIRFRKHIFAFTAVVIRQMYRMINIGESQRNLQRILWKD, from the coding sequence ATGAGCGAGATACAAAATGAAAGTGTTGAACCTGAAGTGACATATTATATGCCTCATCATGACATCTATAGGCCTCAAAAAACGACAACTAAACTACGTACTGTGTTTAATGCGTCCACCTTGACTAGTAGTGGAAAATCGCTCAACTCAATTCAGTATAACGGCGGAGGGATTCAAGACGATCTATTTACATTGCTAATTAGATTCAGAaagcatatatttgcatttactgcCGTCGTCATTCGTCAGATGTATCGTATGATCAATATAGGTGAGAGTCAAAGAAATCtacaaagaattttatggaaagaTTGA
- the LOC129971941 gene encoding glutamate receptor-like produces MIFPNSLKISTVQITDLLGLVKTPTNTGLFAFEEKLLTCLAKSLQFEFDVFLQADGQWGSLVNGSWSGVIGTVERGEADMGIAYMAITEERSHAVDFSFPYAIMERTFLVKEPGPIPHLMGYFYPFSKRVWILYILLIFASAFIFQKVIFKNVSFLVSFIAILGSVLTQSIEVVPRLSDWKRVILGLWLTIAAVMPFLYMVSFLSFVTMPGKMPGIRDFRDLSKAVLNKNYRCLSLKGTADVDLLLKSEMDYLKMLGETIRQHNWKYEMNEDLNYLVDDTTALIMSRQMTQLVLGGNTDSDIQVSEDSFGIWHVAIAIRKGFCCKQQVDIQIIRILRAGLYKKWFDDQQVVGY; encoded by the exons atgaTATTTCCTAATAGTCTGAAAATATCTACAGTTCAGATTACAGACCTTTTGGGATTGGTGAAGACACCTACAAACACTGGCTTATTTGCATTCGAAGAAAAACTTCTTACCTGTCTGGCAAAATCATTGCAATTTGAATTTGATGTTTTTCTGCAAGCTGATGGACAATGGGGATCACTTGTAAATGGAAGCTGGTCTGGTGTCATAGGTACTGTTGAAAGAGGAGAGGCAGATATGGGCATTGCATACATGGCTATTACAGAGGAAAGATCTCACGCTGTAGATTTCAGCTTCCCATATGCAATTATGGAAAGAACCTTTTTAGTAAAAGAACCAGGACCGATTCCGCATCTGATGGGTTACTTTTATCCCTTTAGTAAAAGGGTATGGATTTTGTACATTTTGCTAATATTTGCGTCGGCGTTTATTTTCCAAAAGGTCATCTTCAAGAATGTCTCGTTTTTGGTCAGCTTCATCGCAATACTGGGTAGCGTCTTAACCCAATCTATTGAAGTTGTTCCCAGACTCTCCGACTGGAAAAGAGTAATTTTGGGACTGTGGCTCACAATTGCGGCCGTCATGCCTTTTTTGTACATGGTCAGTTTTCTGTCTTTCGTAACCATGCCTGGTAAAATGCCAGGTATAAGGGATTTCAGAGATTTGTCAAAAGCAGTTTTGAACAAGAATTATAGATGCCTGTCTCTGAAAGGTACTGCTGACGTGGATTTgctattaaaaagtgaaatggaTTATTTGAAGATGCTGGGAGAAACCATAAGGCAGCATAACtggaaatatgaaatgaatgaagatttaaattatcTGGTCGATGATACAACAGCTCTAATTATGTCTCGGCAAATGACACAGTTAGTACTTGGAGGTAATACGGATTCCGATATCCAAGTTTCGGAAGATTCCTTTGGTATCTGGCATGTTGCCATTGCTATAAGAAAAGGGTTTTGCTGCAAACAACAGGTGGATAtacaaattattagaatattaagaGCTGGATTGTACAAAAAATGGTTTGATGATcag CAAGTGGTGGGCtactga